In Bacteroidota bacterium, the DNA window AAGAATCGGGTGTAACCATAGGATTCGCCTGGTCGGATGTCCAGGACGGGGAATCCGGCGGTGTGCACGTCCATGTATAGGCATAATTTCCTGAACCACTGCCTGTATTGGCAAACAATTGCGAAGTATCCCCTCTGCAAATGTCGCCCGGAATGCATACTGGATTGGTAGTCAGAGGACCACCAATGATCGTGACGATCACTTCATCTAAGCTCTGACATGGTCCGGACAGGTTGGTGACTAAGAGTGTAAAAACCGTTGTGGTGGTGAGATTGATTGTTTGTGGATCCTGTACATTGGGATCCATCAGCAGGTCTTCGGGAGACCAATGATAGCTGAACGAGCCTGTCCCTCCTGAAGCGCCATGAAGGGTTGCAGAAGTTCCATAAGGAATTATGGTGTCATTACCTGCATCGGCAACCGGCAGTTCATTAACGGTAATCCCAAGCTCTGATAAAGGTCCGCTTTCACAGATGTTGACACCTTGCACTCCAATGTTTCCGGATATTGCATCAATAGAGAAATCCACCAGGATCGAATTGGTGTGATTGCCACTGATAATGGTCGCACCTGCAGGTACGAACCAGTTATAGCTGGTGGCATTGACAACCGGCTGAACGCTATAGTTAATTCTTCTTTCTCCCTGGCAGAGGCTGGTTGGGCCGGTGATAGGTCCGGGGCTTCCCAAAAAACCGCATACATACCCATTGATATAATAGGTGATGGCCGGTACATCATTCAACACATTGCCACTATCATCCGCATATTCGCAGGAAGAGCCGTCATCAAACCACATCAATTCAGTAAATCCATTGATATAGGTGAAAGAAAGTGTCAATATCGCACTTCCATCAGGTAAGGAAGTGCCCAAGCCATACCATCCCATCACAACACGATGTTTCCCGTTACCGGGATCCGTATCACCTATGGCAGCAGAGGATAATTGGGTATGCGGTGTACCCTGAAGAAAATGCATGACGGAATAGTCGTACTCCAGGGTGAGGGAGACCGCTCCTATATTTGTGAAACCTGTAACGGTAACAGGCACGATGATCTCACCCGGAATTGCTCCTGGCACAGTTGCTGCTGTGGTTACAGGTGCATTTTGCGCCTGCATTGTCAGCGATACAAATAGAAAAAATCCAGATAAAATAACAACTATCTTCTTCACGGATAGGGTTTTAGCTCTGGTTTACCCCATTTCCTCTCCCCGGAGGGGAGAGGATAGGGAGGGTGTATTTGGAGGTTACTCCGATTATTTTAGAATTTGTTACTGTGATTGACAAGTTTGATAGAACGGCTTATCACATCGCTGACAGTCGTGAGTTTGATGGTAGCCGTGTACAAACCCGGTATGAGGTCAGTTGCGTCGAACTTCACTGTATAATCCCCGCTTGACTGCATTTCATCCACCAGAATTTTCATAGTATTACCTAATATTCCTTGGATTTCGAGGGTAACCTTTCCATTAAACGGCAACGAGTATTTAATCATCGTGTATTCGTTGAACGGATTGGGATAACTCGTCAATATGAGCCTGTTGTCAACCGGATGTTCTTCGATCCCGACTGCGGAAGCCTCGATCACATCGACGCTCAGCATGACATTGTCAATCACATTGTATTCATCATCTGCCAGTTCATTCAGCGGATCCGGCACCATGGTGAGCCTGATGGAATTTCCCTGTACGAATTCGTTTGACGTTTTCAACTTCAGGGTCACCAGGTCTGCGCCATCAGTCAGGTAAAGCGGTTGTTGTGTATTCCATCCGATCCGCAGTTCATTGCCATTGACGGCCCAATCGAGCTGACCACTGGCACTGGCCACACTGACATCCATTACCTGTACCAGTTCATCCGGGAAATTCAGGATCAGGGAGATGGCACCGACACCGGAGGCGTTCACCAGCCGGACAGGTAATTCGAATTCCCGGTTGGAGCCAATCTTCTTGGTCTCGTCATAGATGAGCTGCATGGTCAGGAGGGCTGATTTCAATGGACCAGGTGTAAAGCTGCGGTTGAAGTCGCCTGTAACTAACCCGTAGAAGTTCGCTGTGACAGCACTGCTTGTCACTGTTATGTCTCCCTGTAGACTACCTGCCGGTGTCGGGCTGCTAATGGTCCAATCATCAACTTCCCAGAAGGTCCAGCGCGGTCTGTCGAAGGCTTCTCCAAAGACAAAGTACCTCTGAATTAACTGGGCATCATTTGAAGAGAGGGCGGCATCGAAGTTAACATCACCCGCATAGAACCTCACTTTCTCGATGGCATAGGGAGCGGTGGGCCAGTAGTTCACCTGGGCGGCATCGGTTGAGTTGATGCTGCCTACAGGTTTGACAGTGCTAAGAAGCACGTCATAGGTGCCGGGGCAGACGTTGGGGAAAGAATACTGACCGGAACCATCCGTTTTTACCTCGCCGGAGGCGGGGTAAACTTTACTACCGTCCTGATCGAGTTCAACCTTCACATTATTCATTATCGTATTAGCAGTGTTGTAATATGTAATTGTACCGCTGACGGAGATAGCTGCGGGTTCTGTGACATCCACATCACCCAGGTCGATCACGCAGGAAGTATACACTTTGTCGCGGATATAAACGGGGTACAGGGCTGGAGGTAAGTTCTCAAAGAGTCCACCATCCTGCCAGTTTGTACCGTCTATGCTGTACTGGTATGTGCCATAACCGCCGTCAGGATCGCTGACAGTGATTGTACCGTCATCAGCATCGTAGCATGTCACATCAGTATGGTTAACCGTGGCAGACAGTTCGTCCGGTTGTGTCACATCCAGGGTACCAGACACCTTGCAAAGATTAGCATCCGTTACACTCCAGTTATAGCCTGTACCTGCCGGTATGTTTGTGAAGACACCCGTTGACTGAGTTATTCCGTCGAAAGTATAGGAATAAGCAGTAATACCTCCACTTGCTGTTATAGTCACGGTTGCCTTATCACCATAGCAGGTGATTTCCGTGGTTATATCTGCTGATGCAGAGAGTTTATACACATCATTCCAGCTTACATCCTTCCACGGTTCATAGCTTACACCTGTTTCGTCTGTTATGGCATCGCCATCGCCGCAAGGATTGCTGGCTACTTTTGGGCCTGTGTCATCTCCCCACCAGTTTCTGGTTGCATTCACAGTAGCCCCGCCAAAGTTATTCATGCCATGAGGCGAGTTGCCGTGGATCTTGTTTCCGATAGCGATGTTGCCGGTTCCGGCGCCATAGAATATGATGCCGGCGTCGCAATTGGTGATATCATTGGCATTGGCAAGGCTGCCGTCTCCAATGGTATTGTTGGCGGAAGTGCCTTCCAGTCCGATACCCCATCCGCAGGCTCCGGGTGTACTATTATCGCCGCTATGAATATTGGAAACAGTGTTACTTTTTATAACATTGTTATCCGAGCCAACTATAGCAATACCATTCCAACACAATCCACTATTATCTATCTGGTTGCCCAATATTTGGTTATTCGAGGAACCTGAGCTACTTTCTATACCGTTCGTCGCAAAGTCCGTAATGATATTGTCCGCCACAGTACAATAGTTGGAAGCCTCAAGCAAAATACCGACATTCTGACTATTAGTGATCACATTGGGATCGATCAACACATATTCAGAATATGAGGCTGCTATCGGAATAGTTCCACCAGTAATTGTATTAGAATGGATCTCTCCTGAATAGGATAAGCCTGATGGTATGGTATTTATATAACGATACTGGATACCCTCGGCGCCAGCATAAGGATATAATTTGTTGTTGCTCGTAACGACATAAGGATCTGGCAGGTTATCAGTTCCATAAACAACGATACCCATGATCGTATAATCCCTCACCGTATTATTATCCAGTGTCAGATTTGAACTCTCCAACACCCTGATTCCGGTGACTGATGGATCTGATGTGCTGAATCCCTTGATTTCGCAGTTAAATAATCCGGCATCAGCAATCGTGGGATCGGCAACTTTTCGGAAATATACCCCAGTATAGCGGTCTCCGATATGGGTTTGTCCATTGGCGTCGAAAGTAAATCCCGTCACTTTAACGCTGATTGGCGTCCCATATATCGGATCGGACGGGTAAGCAGCAAGCAGGTAATCTGTAACCCAGTCATCGCCAGCCCAATTTTCGGATGTGTAGCCAGGTGCAGTAATCCTACCACTCGCCGGTGCTTTAACAAGTGAAGTACCACCACTATAACCTCCATCCATCACGATGTCTTTATGGATCGTGACTTGTTCAGGATAAGTTCCATCGTAAACATGGACTGTTCCACCGGTACCCAGTTCGAGGCGGTCAACACCGTCCTGGATCTTGTTGAACTTGTCGCAATGCCAACCCGGTGTTGATGAATTATAATCATCATCAACATAGACAATCGTTGGCAGTGATGCACCCGATACCGACCCATTAATATAATAGGTACCTGTCGGGTCATCGCAGAACGGCACATAATCCGGCGGGCCGGAACCATATTCACACCATGAATCGTCACTGTTATTCCAGGTCAGGGCGGTACTTCCGTTGATGTAATTGAACTTCAGGGTGATCAGGACATCGCCGTCATCCAGGTTGGCTGGAGGATCGGGTATACCCGAAATCGAAATGATCCCAGTGGAGCCGGTTTCATTGGCACTGCAAAAATCGATCAGGCCTGAATTGTTTGTGTAGGAGTCGAAAGTCATCACACTCTTATCATAGTTCAATGTCAATGTGATGGCGCCAACCTCCTTGAATGAGGTTACCGTGATAGGAAACTCAATGAGTGTACCGGGGCAAGCCGCCACGATATCCGGCGCCGTGGTGATCGGCCCGATGTAAACCTTGGCATAGCCACTGCCCGTATTCGTGCAGCCATTGCCATCGGTCACGCTGGTGACCGTGTACGTTGTGTTAGCGGTTGGGTAAACATCGAATGTGGAAGGACTTGAGGTTGCTGTCACTTCATATGTGGTTGTTCCTCCGTCATCACTCCAATAATATGTCCAGGGTGATTCGCCGGTCAGTGCCACACTCAAAGTAGCGGTACCGCCGGAACAAACAGAGGTGGACCCACTGATGACAGCGGTGGGAAGAGCATGGTAGATCAGCGAAATATTATCCGTATGGTACACATATTCTTCCCCCTCCAGGTGTACGATAGCGTCAATGGTCAGGTTATAGGTGTTCCCCACCAGGTCATTGCCATACACAGTGAAATCCCAGATGTCAGTTCTACCGCTGTGGCCGTTCAACGGGAATGGCGGCAATCCCACGATCGTGGATAGCAATATCGAATTGGTTGCCGAAAGTAAGGTATAAGTGCCTGGTGCAGAACCGTTGTAACTCCAGTCAATCTTGGTGCCTGCCGGCATATCGACGTCGGAGTTGATCCTGGCATCGGTGGTAATCGACAGATCCACATTCTGGATCTCCGGATAGATATTCGTGGCCGTGAACGACGCGGAGTTAGTGCAGGTCTCCACAGGAGAAGTGGTTAGACTAAAGTCAACATCGGTAAATACATCGAAGAATGAATCGGGCACTCCGAGGTAATTGTTACAACCTGTCTTGGAAGTGTAAGAGACTGCCTGGATGGTGACATCGGTTGTGGATTCATCAGTAGCTCCTTCCAGGTAAATCTTCCAGTTGATGACCTTATTGGAATGTCCG includes these proteins:
- a CDS encoding right-handed parallel beta-helix repeat-containing protein, producing MISVSANTYTENVTVNKSLTLQDPGGATVTAANPNVSVFTVTASNVTITGFTITGATGGGQAGIYLGNDVTLCNISNNILTGNFDGIWLGSGSNLNTFTKNTLTSNYQGFELYHSDYNTFGSIDPADANIASSNTNYGFKMESADNNTFTENIANSNGKNGFYLVVGPVPGSTGSDNNTFTNNTANSNTQYGIRINSGNDNAFTGNTFDLNVLSGMKLKVETVGTTLTNLTLTDNSFTNSSIGIDITAGVGNTTYGISNLGTGTLNATENWWGDATGPFHPVTNPCGLGNAVSDNVTYSPWYYQSGMTTLNGLPELTLSGVLDMKTVSKTPLILSETVSYPDLTGYDPDILTDALISTTTTFPAGVKVFKLIYTDGANPPVPIPISPAYNLEGKVSVYLSDILGIAYPLVGHSNKVINWKIYLEGATDESTTDVTIQAVSYTSKTGCNNYLGVPDSFFDVFTDVDFSLTTSPVETCTNSASFTATNIYPEIQNVDLSITTDARINSDVDMPAGTKIDWSYNGSAPGTYTLLSATNSILLSTIVGLPPFPLNGHSGRTDIWDFTVYGNDLVGNTYNLTIDAIVHLEGEEYVYHTDNISLIYHALPTAVISGSTSVCSGGTATLSVALTGESPWTYYWSDDGGTTTYEVTATSSPSTFDVYPTANTTYTVTSVTDGNGCTNTGSGYAKVYIGPITTAPDIVAACPGTLIEFPITVTSFKEVGAITLTLNYDKSVMTFDSYTNNSGLIDFCSANETGSTGIISISGIPDPPANLDDGDVLITLKFNYINGSTALTWNNSDDSWCEYGSGPPDYVPFCDDPTGTYYINGSVSGASLPTIVYVDDDYNSSTPGWHCDKFNKIQDGVDRLELGTGGTVHVYDGTYPEQVTIHKDIVMDGGYSGGTSLVKAPASGRITAPGYTSENWAGDDWVTDYLLAAYPSDPIYGTPISVKVTGFTFDANGQTHIGDRYTGVYFRKVADPTIADAGLFNCEIKGFSTSDPSVTGIRVLESSNLTLDNNTVRDYTIMGIVVYGTDNLPDPYVVTSNNKLYPYAGAEGIQYRYINTIPSGLSYSGEIHSNTITGGTIPIAASYSEYVLIDPNVITNSQNVGILLEASNYCTVADNIITDFATNGIESSSGSSNNQILGNQIDNSGLCWNGIAIVGSDNNVIKSNTVSNIHSGDNSTPGACGWGIGLEGTSANNTIGDGSLANANDITNCDAGIIFYGAGTGNIAIGNKIHGNSPHGMNNFGGATVNATRNWWGDDTGPKVASNPCGDGDAITDETGVSYEPWKDVSWNDVYKLSASADITTEITCYGDKATVTITASGGITAYSYTFDGITQSTGVFTNIPAGTGYNWSVTDANLCKVSGTLDVTQPDELSATVNHTDVTCYDADDGTITVSDPDGGYGTYQYSIDGTNWQDGGLFENLPPALYPVYIRDKVYTSCVIDLGDVDVTEPAAISVSGTITYYNTANTIMNNVKVELDQDGSKVYPASGEVKTDGSGQYSFPNVCPGTYDVLLSTVKPVGSINSTDAAQVNYWPTAPYAIEKVRFYAGDVNFDAALSSNDAQLIQRYFVFGEAFDRPRWTFWEVDDWTISSPTPAGSLQGDITVTSSAVTANFYGLVTGDFNRSFTPGPLKSALLTMQLIYDETKKIGSNREFELPVRLVNASGVGAISLILNFPDELVQVMDVSVASASGQLDWAVNGNELRIGWNTQQPLYLTDGADLVTLKLKTSNEFVQGNSIRLTMVPDPLNELADDEYNVIDNVMLSVDVIEASAVGIEEHPVDNRLILTSYPNPFNEYTMIKYSLPFNGKVTLEIQGILGNTMKILVDEMQSSGDYTVKFDATDLIPGLYTATIKLTTVSDVISRSIKLVNHSNKF
- a CDS encoding T9SS type A sorting domain-containing protein translates to MKKIVVILSGFFLFVSLTMQAQNAPVTTAATVPGAIPGEIIVPVTVTGFTNIGAVSLTLEYDYSVMHFLQGTPHTQLSSAAIGDTDPGNGKHRVVMGWYGLGTSLPDGSAILTLSFTYINGFTELMWFDDGSSCEYADDSGNVLNDVPAITYYINGYVCGFLGSPGPITGPTSLCQGERRINYSVQPVVNATSYNWFVPAGATIISGNHTNSILVDFSIDAISGNIGVQGVNICESGPLSELGITVNELPVADAGNDTIIPYGTSATLHGASGGTGSFSYHWSPEDLLMDPNVQDPQTINLTTTTVFTLLVTNLSGPCQSLDEVIVTIIGGPLTTNPVCIPGDICRGDTSQLFANTGSGSGNYAYTWTCTPPDSPSWTSDQANPMVTPDSSKTYHLSVFDGFTTVSGSTMLTVYQLSTASISGGDTLCGDGLTTNLTVDLTGSPPWSFYYSNGLTTWFVPEQYTTPCTIVASQPGVYTILSLYDEHCNGTTSGAAEVTVFPVPPTPVITQYGNSLISSAYYGNQWYQEGILIPGAINQVYQPAMNANYFDIVTLNGCASEPSNEIYFVMIGSYQPENSPFLIEPNPAMDFIVIRSKTAMPDIEKIQIFTIQGKEEETFHVDPLAGKSNMTLNIQHLQPGLYFLVISTKYEKFAYKLIVQ